Proteins encoded within one genomic window of Tabrizicola piscis:
- a CDS encoding indolepyruvate oxidoreductase subunit beta family protein, whose protein sequence is MTLHETLSDQLGKGMADPRLSGIIKLAILAVGGQGGGVLTGWIEDLARSCGYAAQATSVAGVSQRTGATVYYVEMAPHRTGDPTPVFSLMPAPGDVDIMIAAEMMEAGRSIIRGFVTPDRTTLIASTHRALAVSEKMVPGDGIASSDEVMAAAEIAARRVIAADFDALAIANGSVISASLFGALAGSGALPFPREAFEAAIRAGGKGVDGSLRAFGAAFDAAANPTPEVPTAPAAAKITPVSGPARLMAEWDRLATRVAALPAPVAELAQPGLRKVVDFQDLRYGADYLDHLARVLAVDDAARGWVLSHEAAKYIANAMAYDDIIRVADLKTRGRRFDRIRKEMRVKDANLLQLTEFFHPRAEEIVGLFPAKLGARIEADPKWMARLDRWFNKGRRLRTDSLRAFLMLHLIGGLRGWRLRTLRHAQERAHLARWLEHALGHVATNYDLAVEIIRCRRLIKGYSDTHARGQSKFDRVLEATAVVASRADAADWCRRLREAALKDEDGKALDGAIATIRSFA, encoded by the coding sequence ATGACGCTGCACGAAACCCTCTCGGACCAGCTTGGCAAGGGCATGGCCGACCCGCGACTGTCGGGGATCATCAAGCTGGCGATCCTTGCGGTGGGCGGGCAAGGCGGCGGGGTCCTGACCGGCTGGATCGAGGATCTGGCCCGGTCCTGCGGCTATGCCGCGCAGGCCACATCCGTGGCAGGGGTGTCGCAGCGGACTGGCGCGACGGTCTATTATGTGGAGATGGCCCCGCACCGTACAGGTGACCCGACCCCGGTATTCTCCCTGATGCCCGCCCCCGGCGATGTCGACATCATGATCGCCGCCGAGATGATGGAGGCAGGCCGTTCCATCATCCGGGGCTTTGTGACCCCGGACCGGACCACCCTGATCGCCTCGACCCACCGGGCGCTGGCGGTGTCGGAAAAGATGGTACCCGGCGATGGCATCGCCTCCAGCGATGAGGTGATGGCGGCGGCCGAAATCGCCGCCCGCCGCGTCATCGCGGCGGATTTTGATGCGCTGGCGATTGCGAATGGGTCAGTCATCTCGGCTTCGCTGTTCGGGGCGCTGGCGGGGTCAGGCGCGCTCCCTTTCCCGCGTGAGGCGTTCGAGGCCGCCATTCGCGCCGGGGGCAAAGGGGTGGATGGGTCGCTTCGGGCCTTCGGCGCGGCCTTTGATGCAGCGGCGAACCCGACGCCCGAGGTCCCAACCGCTCCGGCTGCCGCTAAGATCACCCCGGTCTCTGGTCCCGCGCGGCTTATGGCGGAATGGGACCGGCTTGCCACACGGGTTGCGGCACTGCCTGCCCCTGTGGCCGAACTCGCCCAGCCCGGGTTGCGCAAGGTGGTGGATTTTCAGGACCTGCGCTATGGCGCGGACTATCTGGACCATCTGGCGCGGGTACTGGCCGTGGATGACGCCGCGCGAGGGTGGGTGCTGTCGCATGAGGCGGCGAAGTATATTGCCAATGCGATGGCCTATGACGACATCATCCGGGTCGCCGATCTGAAAACGCGCGGCCGTCGCTTTGACCGCATCCGCAAGGAAATGCGGGTGAAGGACGCGAACCTGCTGCAACTGACGGAATTCTTCCACCCAAGGGCCGAAGAGATCGTCGGTCTGTTCCCCGCCAAACTGGGCGCGCGGATCGAGGCTGATCCGAAGTGGATGGCCCGTCTGGACCGCTGGTTCAACAAGGGCCGCCGCTTGCGCACTGACAGCCTGCGCGCCTTTCTGATGCTGCATCTGATTGGCGGCCTGCGCGGCTGGCGTCTGCGGACCCTGCGCCACGCGCAGGAACGGGCGCATCTGGCGCGCTGGCTGGAGCATGCCCTTGGCCATGTCGCCACGAATTACGATCTGGCGGTTGAGATCATCCGCTGCCGGCGACTGATCAAGGGCTATTCCGACACGCATGCCCGCGGGCAGTCCAAGTTCGACCGGGTGCTGGAGGCCACTGCCGTCGTCGCCAGCCGTGCGGATGCCGCCGACTGGTGCCGTCGCCTGCGCGAAGCTGCCCTCAAGGATGAGGACGGCAAGGCGCTGGACGGGGCAATCGCGACGATCCGCAGCTTTGCCTGA